In the Lepisosteus oculatus isolate fLepOcu1 chromosome 6, fLepOcu1.hap2, whole genome shotgun sequence genome, one interval contains:
- the mtpap gene encoding poly(A) RNA polymerase, mitochondrial isoform X1, with amino-acid sequence MPSPAMASSLWMCRLCMRGWRSTLNSIERLNFTSWRQTSSSNVAVKKETTRRKDELAEPVDERKSFYMLQEERQEQAERSVLISCSHKITEKRFLNYLSRHGDINTFFFYESFGVYAVVEFSKKESVASLQDGASIPSIEHEATVPFKSRLLSLKLNNPVDQSGSQPSVQCLPQSPVPISELIQKLSKADSIDQQLYTLTDTYELTEESIRLRFLVCSLLKDIAAAYFPECTVRPFGSTVNQFGKLGCDLDMFLDLDAISGRNLKKTAGAFSLEYQMKRVSSERAATQSILSVIGKCIEQFGPGCVGVQKILNARCPLVRFAHQPSGFQCDLTANNRIALKSSELLYLYGSLDRRVRALVFSVRCWARVHGITSSIPGAWLTNFSLTVMVLFFLQKRNSPVIPTLDRLKELAGPMDKVTIEGNDCTFVSNLSKINVPENTETLEHLLQEFFEFYANFAFGRLSINIRKGKEQNKPDASPLHIQNPFEPSLNVSKNVNQTQLERFVELAKESSWILAQGESRSPSRTGDQAWGLAALLLPSVSQPGKSRKRRKREPASERIKSLLESLKTNKLHGKTTGNTVSSERTVPNKSH; translated from the exons ATGCCGAGTCCAGCAATGGCGTCCTCCTTGTGGATGTGCAGGTTATGTATGAGAGGATGGAGGAGTACTTTGAACAGCATAGAGAGACTGAATTTCACGTCGTGGAGACAGACAAGCTCAAGTAATGTAgctgttaaaaaagaaacaacacgcCGGAAAGACGAACTTG CAGAACCTGTTGATGAAAGAAAATCGTTTTATATGCTTCAAGAAGAAAGGCAGGAACAAGCAGAACGGTCTGTTCTTATAAGCTGCTCTCacaaaatcactgaaaaaagGTTTCTGAACTATTTATCAAGACATGGAGATATCAATACCTTCTTCTTCTATGAAAGTTTT GGTGTGTACGCCGTGGTGGAATTTTCTAAGAAAGAAAGTGTTGCATCACTTCAGGATGGAGCCAGCATCCCCAGTATTGAGCATGAAGCGACTGTCCCTTTCAAGTCTAGACTTCTTTCACTTAAATTAAATAACCCTGTTGACCAGTCAGGTTCCCAGCCATCTGTACAGTGCCTACCACAATCTCCTGTTCCTATCAGTGAACTCATTCAGAAGCTCTCCAAAGCAGACAGT atAGACCAACAATTATACACCCTTACAGATACCTACGAGTTGACTGAGGAAAGCATTCGGCTGCGCTTTTTAGTTTGCTCTTTACTGAAGGACATTGCAGCAGCATACTTTCCAGAATGCACAGTGAGGCCGTTCGGCTCCACTGTAAACCAGTTTGGGAAGCTAGGTTGTGACTTGGATATGTTCCTGGATTTGGATGCCATCAGTGGCAGGAATTTAAAGAAG ACAGCAGGCGCCTTCTCCCTGGAGTACCAGATGAAGAGGGTTTCCTCCGAAAGAGCCGCCACGCAGAGCATCCTGTCAGTAATTGGGAAGTGCATTGAGCAGTTCGGTCCTGGGTGTGTCGGGGTGCAGAAGATCCTCAATGCCCGCTGTCCGCTGGTCCGCTTTGCTCACCAGCCCTCTGGCTTCCAGTGCGACCTGACGGCCAATAACAG GATTGCCTTGAAGAGCTCGGAGCTGCTCTACCTGTACGGGAGCCTGGACCGGCGGGTCAGAGCCCTGGTGTTCAGCGTCCGCTGCTGGGCTAGAGTTCACGGCATCACCAGCAGCATCCCGGGAGCCTGGCTCACCAACTTCTCCCTCACCGTGATGGTCCTCTTTTTCCTGCAGAAGAGAAACTCTCCTGTCATACCCACCCTCGACAGACTGAAGGAGCTAGCAG GACCCATGGATAAAGTTACCATTGAAGGGAACGACTGCACTTTTGTTAGCAACCTCAGCAAGATTAATGTaccagaaaacacagaaaccTTAG AGCATCTTCTTCAGGAATTCTTTGAATTCTATGCAAACTTTGCCTTTGGTAGATTGTCCATCAACATAAGAAAG GGTAAGGAGCAGAACAAGCCAGATGCCTCCCCCTTGCACATCCAGAACCCCTTTGAACCATCTCTCAACGTCAGCAAGAATGTGAACCAGACCCAGCTGGAGAGGTTTGTGGAGCTGGCCAAGGAGAGCTCCTGGATCCTGGCGCAGGGTGAATCGAGGagcccctccaggactggggacCAAGCCTGGGGCCTGGCTGCTCTCCTGTTGCCCTCCGTCTCCCAGCCGGGAAAGAGccggaagaggaggaaaagggaGCCTGCCAGTGAAAGGATAAAGAGCCTGCTGGAGTCTCTAAAGACCAATAAGTTACATGGCAAAACTACTGGAAATACAGTGAGCAGTGAGAGGACAGTTCCTAACAAGTCCCACTAG
- the mtpap gene encoding poly(A) RNA polymerase, mitochondrial isoform X3 — protein MPSPAMASSLWMCRLCMRGWRSTLNSIERLNFTSWRQTSSKPVDERKSFYMLQEERQEQAERSVLISCSHKITEKRFLNYLSRHGDINTFFFYESFGVYAVVEFSKKESVASLQDGASIPSIEHEATVPFKSRLLSLKLNNPVDQSGSQPSVQCLPQSPVPISELIQKLSKADSIDQQLYTLTDTYELTEESIRLRFLVCSLLKDIAAAYFPECTVRPFGSTVNQFGKLGCDLDMFLDLDAISGRNLKKTAGAFSLEYQMKRVSSERAATQSILSVIGKCIEQFGPGCVGVQKILNARCPLVRFAHQPSGFQCDLTANNRIALKSSELLYLYGSLDRRVRALVFSVRCWARVHGITSSIPGAWLTNFSLTVMVLFFLQKRNSPVIPTLDRLKELAGPMDKVTIEGNDCTFVSNLSKINVPENTETLEHLLQEFFEFYANFAFGRLSINIRKGKEQNKPDASPLHIQNPFEPSLNVSKNVNQTQLERFVELAKESSWILAQGESRSPSRTGDQAWGLAALLLPSVSQPGKSRKRRKREPASERIKSLLESLKTNKLHGKTTGNTVSSERTVPNKSH, from the exons ATGCCGAGTCCAGCAATGGCGTCCTCCTTGTGGATGTGCAGGTTATGTATGAGAGGATGGAGGAGTACTTTGAACAGCATAGAGAGACTGAATTTCACGTCGTGGAGACAGACAAGCTCAA AACCTGTTGATGAAAGAAAATCGTTTTATATGCTTCAAGAAGAAAGGCAGGAACAAGCAGAACGGTCTGTTCTTATAAGCTGCTCTCacaaaatcactgaaaaaagGTTTCTGAACTATTTATCAAGACATGGAGATATCAATACCTTCTTCTTCTATGAAAGTTTT GGTGTGTACGCCGTGGTGGAATTTTCTAAGAAAGAAAGTGTTGCATCACTTCAGGATGGAGCCAGCATCCCCAGTATTGAGCATGAAGCGACTGTCCCTTTCAAGTCTAGACTTCTTTCACTTAAATTAAATAACCCTGTTGACCAGTCAGGTTCCCAGCCATCTGTACAGTGCCTACCACAATCTCCTGTTCCTATCAGTGAACTCATTCAGAAGCTCTCCAAAGCAGACAGT atAGACCAACAATTATACACCCTTACAGATACCTACGAGTTGACTGAGGAAAGCATTCGGCTGCGCTTTTTAGTTTGCTCTTTACTGAAGGACATTGCAGCAGCATACTTTCCAGAATGCACAGTGAGGCCGTTCGGCTCCACTGTAAACCAGTTTGGGAAGCTAGGTTGTGACTTGGATATGTTCCTGGATTTGGATGCCATCAGTGGCAGGAATTTAAAGAAG ACAGCAGGCGCCTTCTCCCTGGAGTACCAGATGAAGAGGGTTTCCTCCGAAAGAGCCGCCACGCAGAGCATCCTGTCAGTAATTGGGAAGTGCATTGAGCAGTTCGGTCCTGGGTGTGTCGGGGTGCAGAAGATCCTCAATGCCCGCTGTCCGCTGGTCCGCTTTGCTCACCAGCCCTCTGGCTTCCAGTGCGACCTGACGGCCAATAACAG GATTGCCTTGAAGAGCTCGGAGCTGCTCTACCTGTACGGGAGCCTGGACCGGCGGGTCAGAGCCCTGGTGTTCAGCGTCCGCTGCTGGGCTAGAGTTCACGGCATCACCAGCAGCATCCCGGGAGCCTGGCTCACCAACTTCTCCCTCACCGTGATGGTCCTCTTTTTCCTGCAGAAGAGAAACTCTCCTGTCATACCCACCCTCGACAGACTGAAGGAGCTAGCAG GACCCATGGATAAAGTTACCATTGAAGGGAACGACTGCACTTTTGTTAGCAACCTCAGCAAGATTAATGTaccagaaaacacagaaaccTTAG AGCATCTTCTTCAGGAATTCTTTGAATTCTATGCAAACTTTGCCTTTGGTAGATTGTCCATCAACATAAGAAAG GGTAAGGAGCAGAACAAGCCAGATGCCTCCCCCTTGCACATCCAGAACCCCTTTGAACCATCTCTCAACGTCAGCAAGAATGTGAACCAGACCCAGCTGGAGAGGTTTGTGGAGCTGGCCAAGGAGAGCTCCTGGATCCTGGCGCAGGGTGAATCGAGGagcccctccaggactggggacCAAGCCTGGGGCCTGGCTGCTCTCCTGTTGCCCTCCGTCTCCCAGCCGGGAAAGAGccggaagaggaggaaaagggaGCCTGCCAGTGAAAGGATAAAGAGCCTGCTGGAGTCTCTAAAGACCAATAAGTTACATGGCAAAACTACTGGAAATACAGTGAGCAGTGAGAGGACAGTTCCTAACAAGTCCCACTAG
- the mtpap gene encoding poly(A) RNA polymerase, mitochondrial isoform X2 produces MPSPAMASSLWMCRLCMRGWRSTLNSIERLNFTSWRQTSSSNVAVKKETTRRKDELEPVDERKSFYMLQEERQEQAERSVLISCSHKITEKRFLNYLSRHGDINTFFFYESFGVYAVVEFSKKESVASLQDGASIPSIEHEATVPFKSRLLSLKLNNPVDQSGSQPSVQCLPQSPVPISELIQKLSKADSIDQQLYTLTDTYELTEESIRLRFLVCSLLKDIAAAYFPECTVRPFGSTVNQFGKLGCDLDMFLDLDAISGRNLKKTAGAFSLEYQMKRVSSERAATQSILSVIGKCIEQFGPGCVGVQKILNARCPLVRFAHQPSGFQCDLTANNRIALKSSELLYLYGSLDRRVRALVFSVRCWARVHGITSSIPGAWLTNFSLTVMVLFFLQKRNSPVIPTLDRLKELAGPMDKVTIEGNDCTFVSNLSKINVPENTETLEHLLQEFFEFYANFAFGRLSINIRKGKEQNKPDASPLHIQNPFEPSLNVSKNVNQTQLERFVELAKESSWILAQGESRSPSRTGDQAWGLAALLLPSVSQPGKSRKRRKREPASERIKSLLESLKTNKLHGKTTGNTVSSERTVPNKSH; encoded by the exons ATGCCGAGTCCAGCAATGGCGTCCTCCTTGTGGATGTGCAGGTTATGTATGAGAGGATGGAGGAGTACTTTGAACAGCATAGAGAGACTGAATTTCACGTCGTGGAGACAGACAAGCTCAAGTAATGTAgctgttaaaaaagaaacaacacgcCGGAAAGACGAACTTG AACCTGTTGATGAAAGAAAATCGTTTTATATGCTTCAAGAAGAAAGGCAGGAACAAGCAGAACGGTCTGTTCTTATAAGCTGCTCTCacaaaatcactgaaaaaagGTTTCTGAACTATTTATCAAGACATGGAGATATCAATACCTTCTTCTTCTATGAAAGTTTT GGTGTGTACGCCGTGGTGGAATTTTCTAAGAAAGAAAGTGTTGCATCACTTCAGGATGGAGCCAGCATCCCCAGTATTGAGCATGAAGCGACTGTCCCTTTCAAGTCTAGACTTCTTTCACTTAAATTAAATAACCCTGTTGACCAGTCAGGTTCCCAGCCATCTGTACAGTGCCTACCACAATCTCCTGTTCCTATCAGTGAACTCATTCAGAAGCTCTCCAAAGCAGACAGT atAGACCAACAATTATACACCCTTACAGATACCTACGAGTTGACTGAGGAAAGCATTCGGCTGCGCTTTTTAGTTTGCTCTTTACTGAAGGACATTGCAGCAGCATACTTTCCAGAATGCACAGTGAGGCCGTTCGGCTCCACTGTAAACCAGTTTGGGAAGCTAGGTTGTGACTTGGATATGTTCCTGGATTTGGATGCCATCAGTGGCAGGAATTTAAAGAAG ACAGCAGGCGCCTTCTCCCTGGAGTACCAGATGAAGAGGGTTTCCTCCGAAAGAGCCGCCACGCAGAGCATCCTGTCAGTAATTGGGAAGTGCATTGAGCAGTTCGGTCCTGGGTGTGTCGGGGTGCAGAAGATCCTCAATGCCCGCTGTCCGCTGGTCCGCTTTGCTCACCAGCCCTCTGGCTTCCAGTGCGACCTGACGGCCAATAACAG GATTGCCTTGAAGAGCTCGGAGCTGCTCTACCTGTACGGGAGCCTGGACCGGCGGGTCAGAGCCCTGGTGTTCAGCGTCCGCTGCTGGGCTAGAGTTCACGGCATCACCAGCAGCATCCCGGGAGCCTGGCTCACCAACTTCTCCCTCACCGTGATGGTCCTCTTTTTCCTGCAGAAGAGAAACTCTCCTGTCATACCCACCCTCGACAGACTGAAGGAGCTAGCAG GACCCATGGATAAAGTTACCATTGAAGGGAACGACTGCACTTTTGTTAGCAACCTCAGCAAGATTAATGTaccagaaaacacagaaaccTTAG AGCATCTTCTTCAGGAATTCTTTGAATTCTATGCAAACTTTGCCTTTGGTAGATTGTCCATCAACATAAGAAAG GGTAAGGAGCAGAACAAGCCAGATGCCTCCCCCTTGCACATCCAGAACCCCTTTGAACCATCTCTCAACGTCAGCAAGAATGTGAACCAGACCCAGCTGGAGAGGTTTGTGGAGCTGGCCAAGGAGAGCTCCTGGATCCTGGCGCAGGGTGAATCGAGGagcccctccaggactggggacCAAGCCTGGGGCCTGGCTGCTCTCCTGTTGCCCTCCGTCTCCCAGCCGGGAAAGAGccggaagaggaggaaaagggaGCCTGCCAGTGAAAGGATAAAGAGCCTGCTGGAGTCTCTAAAGACCAATAAGTTACATGGCAAAACTACTGGAAATACAGTGAGCAGTGAGAGGACAGTTCCTAACAAGTCCCACTAG